The sequence CGAAGTGGTGCCGTGGTTCAAGAGTTCCTACCAGCTCCGCATGGATGATAAGAAGCAGACAGAAATTCCCGTCAGCCGCGCACAGACCCGCCGCCTTCGCGAACTCTTCAACCTCTAGGAATCCAAAAAAGAAAAAACGGGCGGCCCAAAAGTGCGCGGGGCCGCCGCGGGGGAGGAATTTCTATGAGGCGATGGCCTGCAATGCGATCCGATTCGCGATCACGAGGGTTGAGCCTTCCAGGCGGATCAACTCTTTTCGTTTCAGATCACTCAGCAGGCGGGTCACGGTTTCTCGCGAGGATCCGATCATTTGAGCGATTTCTTCATGGGTGAAATTTGAGGCGACGCGCACCTCCAAGTTGCGTGGCTCTTTCGCGGCCCACGAAAGTAGAAGGCGAGCTAGTTTCTCGGTGGAACTGCGCGCGAGGAGAAGATCGTGGACATCGTGGAAGGCCGATCCGATCTCCTGCCCCAGAAGCCGCGCGCATGCCAGCGCGGCGTGACTATTGCAGCTGACCAGGTTGAGAAAGCTTTCGCGGTCGACGAATTTGATCTGACAAAGCTCAAGCGTGGTTGCTTCGATCGGGGAGGGCGTACCGGAAACGACTGCACTCAAGCCGAGCACCTGGCGATCGCCC is a genomic window of Acidobacteriota bacterium containing:
- a CDS encoding Crp/Fnr family transcriptional regulator, encoding MRVPRRFMFSDGCLSCTLRREGDFCSLPDPLLAELHGMGHLTLYPPDALLMTEGQSPRGVFIVCSGRVKLSVQAKDGKTVILKVAGDRQVLGLSAVVSGTPSPIEATTLELCQIKFVDRESFLNLVSCNSHAALACARLLGQEIGSAFHDVHDLLLARSSTEKLARLLLSWAAKEPRNLEVRVASNFTHEEIAQMIGSSRETVTRLLSDLKRKELIRLEGSTLVIANRIALQAIAS